A stretch of DNA from Methylomicrobium lacus LW14:
GTTTTTGCGTCCAGGGCAGGGCGGTCGAGCCTTCGGCCAGTTCCGCTTCGTGCGCCTGATATAAAAACGAAGGCAGTTGCGGCTTGTCTTCGACGGAGCCGGGCGAGGTCAGCTGCGGAATCGCCAGCACTTCGGGCGAAAAGTCGTCGTGTTCGACCTGGCTCAAATCGGCATAGGACAGCACGCAATGGGTCGTGCCGAGGTCGATACCGACCGAAAAGCGCGGGCCGGACCCGGTCGCTTGAATGTCTTCGCTCATAATTCCACCTCTGCCGGGGCGACGATCGCCGCGTTATAGCCTTGCGTCAGTTTCGGCAGCCGGATTTGCGTGACCTGCCAGCCTTTATGCACCAGCGTGCCGGTAAACGGCGCTTCGCCGGTCACCTTGCCGGTCAGCCGCACGCTTGCCGCATCGAAGCCTTTTTGCAGCGTGACCTTGCCGCCTTCCTGTTCGCTGCGCACGGTGGCCAGGGTAAAGTGCTCGTTGATCACCTTGTTGCAGCCTTCGTGCACGACGCGCGCCGCGACGCCGATATCCGCATCGCTGAAAGCGGAGAGGTCTTCCTTGATGAAGTCGATGAAGCGCGCCTGTTGCTGCAGAAGGCCCAGCAATTGCAGCGCGGCATCCGGGGTCGATTCTTTCAGAATCACCGGTTCCGGCGCGGGGCCGGGCACGATCTTTTCGACTTCGACGATTTTCTCGACGATCTTGACGACAGGTTCCGGAGCCGGCGCTGCGACAGGCGCAACGACAGGAGCCACGGCTGCGGCGGCATGCTTCTTCCGGCATCTGGACATGCCGATCAACATCGACAACAGCACGCAGATCAGGATCAGCGCCAATACCGCGGCGGTGCCGGCCAGGCAAACGTGCCAGAGGTCAAAGGTGGTCGGTCGCAGGGACAAATCGATTGCATATTGCATATTCATAATCACTCCTTATTTGGTTTGGCCGGCATCGCGCGCGGCGGCCGCAAACATCAGGTTTTGC
This window harbors:
- a CDS encoding DUF2760 domain-containing protein, with protein sequence MNMQYAIDLSLRPTTFDLWHVCLAGTAAVLALILICVLLSMLIGMSRCRKKHAAAAVAPVVAPVAAPAPEPVVKIVEKIVEVEKIVPGPAPEPVILKESTPDAALQLLGLLQQQARFIDFIKEDLSAFSDADIGVAARVVHEGCNKVINEHFTLATVRSEQEGGKVTLQKGFDAASVRLTGKVTGEAPFTGTLVHKGWQVTQIRLPKLTQGYNAAIVAPAEVEL